From Pseudodesulfovibrio nedwellii:
CGCAACAGTGTGGATTTTCCGCAACCGGACGGGCCGACAAACACGACGAACTCACCGTCTTTGACGTCCATATTTACGTCATGGAGGACTTCGGTTTTGCCGAAGGCTTTATCGATATTTTTCAGTTTGATATCAGACATGTCTTTCCTCTATTTGACAGCACCGGCGGTAATGCCGCGGATCAGGTGTCTGGACAACAGAATGTAAATGATCAGGATCGGGACGATAGCCAGCGTCAATGATGCTAAAACAGCATTCCAGTCGGTGACATATTGGCCGATGAACTGCTGGACGCCTAAGGTGATGGTCTGTGTCTGTTCGCTTGGAGCCAGAATCAGCGGGAACCAGAGATCATTCCAAACCGGGACCAGCGTGAAAACGCCGACAGTGGCGATGGCCGGGCGGGTTAACGGCAGAATGACCTTGAAGAAAATAGTGTATTCACTCACACCGTCACAGCGTGCGGCCTCTTTCAGGTCCTTTGGTATTTGCTGCATGAATTCCGATAGAATGAATATGGCCAGTGGAATACTCTGGGCTACGTAGACCAGCACCAGTGCGGTCAATGTGTTCGTGAGGTTCATGTCCACGATGAGTTGAAGCAGGCTGACCGAGCCGAGGCGGATGGGAATCATGATTCCGATTGCCAGATAGAGGCCGAGCCATTTGTTGCCCTTGAATTCGTATTCGGACAAGGCCCATGCTGCCATGGCTCCAAGGATAAGGACCAACGTCAGTGTTGCCACCGTGATGATGATGGAGTTCATGAAATAGATTTCGAAATCCGAACGGACCAACACCTTGATGAATCCCTTGAGGCTGAATGTATCGATTCCTGGCAGACTCATGGGGCTGTTGAAGATGGCTCTACGTGATTTGAACGAGTTGATGATCGTCAGAAAAATGGGCCACAGGGCGATGAGCGTGTATGTGAGCAGAATTATATGAATGCCCAGCGTGCTGACGGTTTTCTTGGTTTTGTGCATGACAGTTTCCTACAGTGCGTACCGGCGCAGTTTGCGTTGCAGGATGAAGAGATACAGCAGGACGCCGAGCAGGATGACCATGAACATCATGGTCGCGATGGTGGCACCCATTGTCGGGTTGCCCAATTGGAGTTGGAATCCGAAGAAGGTACGGTAAAAAAGAGTGCCCATGATGTCACTGGAGAAGTTTGGTCCGGCCAAAGCCCCTTTGACCGCGTAAATAAGGTCGAAGGCGTTGAAGTTCGCCACAAAGGTCAGAATGGAGACCATGGCAATGGTGGGCAGGATGAGTGGCAGTTTGATGTGCCAGAAAATTTCCCAGTGTGTGGCGCCGTCAATGATGGCTCCTTCCACCAGATCATGCGGGATGTTTAGCATGGCCGCGTAGATCAGCATCATGGGAATGCCTACGAACTGCCAGACCGAGATGAGTGACAGGGTGACAAGAGTCGTGCCCTCTTGTCCCAGCCATGGCTGGAACCAGTCTGTTAGGCCGATGAAGCTAAGAAGGGTTTCACTGACGCCCCAGAGTGGACTGAGGATGAGTTGCCAGATGAAGCCGATGATAACCACTGACAACATGGTGGGTATGAAAATCAGTGTGCGGTACGTGGTGCGTCCCGTGAGTTTCGGCAGGCTGAGCAGGGCTGCCAGCATTATACCGATTGGATTTTGTACAAACATGTGGACGCAGAAAAATTTAAAGTTGTTCAGAAGTGCGTTCCAGAACGGTTTGGACCATTGGGGGTCGGTGATCAGTGCGATGTAGTTGGCCAACCCTGAGAAAGATAAAGCGTCATTGCCGTCAGTTGCATAGAGGCTTAATCGGATGGAATCGAGCAAAGGGTAGATCATGAACAATGTGTAGATGATCGTTGCCGGAGCTAGGAATAGCACGATGTGGTGTGGGAAACGGGCGAACCTACCGCCTGATGCGCTCATTCTGATACCTTCGGAAAAACGTGAAAAGGGACCCCCGTATGGGAGTCCCTTTGTTGTTGGATTGCTATTGTTGGGGCTTGTACCATTTTTCGAGACCGGCCTGCGTTTCCTTGGCAGCGTCCTCGGGAGTCATGGTGCCGTTGATGACCTGAGAGCTGACATTCCACAGCTGGTTCTCAAGGTTCGGGTTGCCACGTGAGAGGATCTGGTAGGAGTTACGGATGGTGGACTCATGCGTGTTGCGCCAGTTGATGAATTCCTGGGCAACCGGGTCTTTCAGAGAAACCTTGTGGTTGGACAGGGGGAAGAAACCGGGCAGGGAATTTGCGTACAGTTCAGCAAATTCGGGAGTGGATAACCATTCCAGGAACAGGCGAGCGGCTTCCTTGTTCGGAGAGGCGGCATTCAGGCCTAGTGCTATGTCGGTATGATCGGATATGTACCCTTTGGTAGCGCCTTCTGGCAGCGGCGGGGGAAATGCACCGAATTTGAAATCGGCTTGAGTGTTGAATGTGGTGATGTCCCAGGAACCGGCGGGATAGATAACGGCACGGCCAAGGGTGAACAGGTTCTGGCTGTCAGGATACTTCTGCGCCTTGAACCCTTTACCCATGTATGGTGCCCACTTAGCGAGCTGTTTCCATGTATTGACATAGGGGGCATCGGTCAGCTTGGCGGTTCCGGCGATCAGCGCTTTGCGGCCTTCTTCGCCTTTCCAGTAGTTGGGACCGATGTTTTGGAAACCCATGGTGGCAGCTTCCCACTGGTCGGCTGTGCCCAGTGACAGGGGCGTATAGTTACCGTCGGCTTTGATCTTTTCGAGAACCGTGAAGAATTCTGTTTCGGTTGTAGGAATGGACAGACCAAGTTCTTCGAAGATTTCCTTGTTGTATATGAAGCCGTGGATGACGGACGCCATTGGAACCGCAAAGGTGGAATTACCGTCATCGGTTTGCCATGCGGATTTGGCGACGTCGGAAAATTCTTTCATGCCTGCAAGATCGTTCAGATCAACAATATAGCCTTTGTTGAACATTTCGAGGGAGGCGTCGAAGGGACGGCAGGTGATCAAGTCGCCTGCTGTTCCGCCAGCCAGTTTGGCATTGAGGCCTGCATTGTACTCTGCTGGAGGCATGGGAGTGAAGATGATTTTGATATCCGGGTGTTTCTTGCTAAATGCCGGAATGATGGTGTCGGTCCAGATGTCGCTGTCGTCATTGCGCCAGCTTTCGATTTTCAACGTAGTTGCGGCAAAGGCACCGGTCGCGAGCATGCTGACGATCAGCAGCGCAGCCAGCGTGAATTCTGTAAGTCTTTTCAGCATCGGTTCCTCCCTGTTTAGGATTTTGATGAACAATATACATCTCCATTCAGACTTGAGCAATGTGAATCAGGGCTTCTCTCAGATTCTGTCCTGATTTATTCAATGCTTCCTGCGCCTGAGTCGGAGTCATTCCCTTGGCGACAAGCACGGCGGGCTTGACGGTGTAATGGGTTTGTTCGAGTGCATTTTCAGCAATTTCAAGAGATACATCGGCTATGGAGGCGACCACTCGGGCCGCTCTTTTTCGCAGTTTGGCATTATCCGGTTCAACATCAATCAACAGACCGTCATGAACATGTCCCAATCGGGTCATGACCAGTGTTGAAAACATGCCGAGAGCTGTTTTTTGTGAGGTCCCGGCCTTGAGACGGGTTGATCCGGCAATGACTTCCGGCCCTGTATCGAGCAGGATTGGGTGATCGGCAATGCTGAGCAGACGGGATTCGGGGTTGTTCGCGAATCCGATGACCAGTGCGCCGTTATGTCTGGCTTGTTCAGCGAACAGGCAGGTGTAGGGAGTGTTGCCGCTGGCAGAGACCGTGACTACGACATCTTTGTCGAAAATTTTACTTTTTTTGAAGTCATTTAGCGCAGCGTTTTCGTCGTCATCGCCCGGAGTTGTGATGGTCAGGATGTTGTCGGAATCGTCAGCACGGTAAACGGCCAGACGATTTTTCGGCCATCCGAAAGTGCATGGCAGTTCAATACCATCCAGCCCGGCCAGAACGCCGGAAGACCCTGCTCCCACATATATGAGTCGGCTTTTTTGGTTTTTCAGGCGAGCAACTGCACCAAGCGCAGCGGATTCGAGTTGTCCCATGGCGGCTCTGACCGCAGATACTCCATTGATCTGGTCTTGCCACAGGTGGGTGAGGACGTCACGGGATGGCCATGTGTCGATACCGATGGAACGGGGTGAAGTGCGCTCTGTGGTGGCGCGTGGAGAATCCTTTTTTGTTGGCATAGATAAGTGGGTAGCACAGAGACCTGTGTCGGGAAAGAAATTCGATTTACTTCGGTCACCGATTTTAAAGTATATGTTTGCCGTTGTCGCGTTAATTGAGTAGGCCCTCTAAAGGAGCGTAAACCATGCAAGATGCCAAGTTTTTGGTTGGAGTAGACGGTGGCGGCACCAGATGCCGCGCTCGTATTTCCGATATGGATGGGAATATCCTGGGTGAAGGGCGAGGCGGACCAGCCAATACTCGTTTGGGTTTGGATGTTGCGTTTGGGAGCATTATCGCTGCCACGGACATTGCCTTGGCCTCGGCAGGACTGAGTCTGGACAGGAAAAAAGACCTGCATGCCGGGCTTGGACTGGCTGGGGTTTCGCTACAGAGAGAGCGAACTTTGCTGGCCTCATACGATCATCCCTTTAAATCCATGACGATTGAATCCGATGCGTATATCGCGTGTCTTGGCGCACATAACGGTCAGGATGGCGGGATATTGATTCTCGGCACGGGTAGTTGCGGCTGTGCCATCCTCGGCGGAAGAGAACACACCGTCGGGGGTTGGGGGTTCGAAATTTCCGATCATGGGAGTGGTGCATTTATCGGGCATCAGGCGGTGCGTGGTTCCTTGCTCGCTTTTGAGGGGGTTATTCCCATGGGAGGGCTGGCGATTGAAGTCATGGATCGCCTTGGTAATTCTCCGGAAAGGGCCGTTCCATGGGCCGAACAAGCTACTCCCGCCAAATATGGTGCGTTTGCGCCTTTGGTTTCCCAATGGGCAGATGATGGCGATGAAATGGCCGAAGATATCATGCGTCAGGCTGGCCGGGATACAGCGTTGTTACTTCGTGCGTTGGCGGCAAAAGGGACTGACCGTGTCGTCATGATTGGTGGCGTGGCAAAGCCTATCAACAAATGGTTGCCAGAGGATGTCAGGCAGAGTCTCGTTTCTCCTCAGGGAGATTCTTTGGCTGGCGGGTTGCTTTTGGCACGAAAACACTGTGAAAAGACAGCTGTTTGAGGAATGGACGTTGTGATCGAACGGACTTCGACGTTGATGTACCGCGAAACTTGTGAAGCTCCTGCGGTGGTTGCTCTTCAGAAAGAGAAAAATGACTCTATCTGCGCTGAATTGGCATCTCGATACATGAAGACTCCTCCGCGTTTTGTGGCAACTTGTGCGCGTGGTAGTTCCGATCATGCCGCCAGTTATGCCAAATATCTCATGGAAGTTTATCTTGGTTTACCGGTCATGTCCGCCGCGCCGTCGGTGGGGTCCATTTATGGCAACCCGATGAACCTGCAAGGCTGTTTGTTTATTCTTATTTCTCAGTCCGGCAAAAGTCCCGACCTGCTTGCCAGTGCTCAGTGGGCGCGGGAGAACGGGGCATTCATTCTTGCTTTGGTCAATCAGGAAGAGTCCCCTGCTGCCGATATGGCTGATGCTGTTATCCCGTTGTTGGCTGGGCCGGAAAAGAGTGTGGCCGCTACCAAGTCATATATCGCTTCTTTGAGCACATTACTTCATTTTACTGCCGCCATGTCTGGAGATATGGCCTTGGGTAATGCTTTCAATCGGTTGCCGGACAATCTGGACAAGGCTCTTTCGCTGTCTTGGGACGAAGCCGTGGAGCCGTTGGCCGATGCTGATAATCTTTTCGTGGTTGGACGTGGTTTGAGTTATGGCGTTGCCCTAGAGGCGGCGCTTAAGCTTAAGGAGACCTCTTCACTGCACGGAGAAGGTATCAGTGGTGCTGAAATTATGCACGGCCCATTGGCCTTGATCCGTCGTCGTTCCCGGATTTTGATGTTTAGTCAGGAAGATGCGACCCGCCCGGGTTTGTTGGAGTTGGCCGAGGTCCTGCGTGGCAAGGGAGCTAAACTGTTCATGGCAGAGGAGGGCGCTCCTGCGTCCGGTCGTTTGCCCGTGGTTCCCGGCATGCATCCGGCAGCCGCACCCATTGCCATGATTCAATCTTTTTACACTATGGCCAACCAACTTTCATTGGCGCGTGGCATGAACCCGGATAATCCACCTTCTCTTAAAAAGGTGACGGAGACGCTGTAATGCGCAGATATTTTACCAACGGCAGAATCTTTACGGGCGATGCCATCTATGACGGCTTGAGCGTTGAAGTAGAGGATGGAAAGGTCGTTGCTCTAATTACTGAGGGAGGTATGGCCTGTGGCGTCGAGGTCGTTGACCTTGGTGGTAATCTACTCACTCCCGGTTTCATCGACGTACAGGTCAATGGTGGTGGCGGCGTTTTGTTCAATGATAGCCTCACCCCGGACGGTCTCAGGATTATTATCAACGCACACCGTCAATTCGGGACTACCGGATTGATGCCCACGCTTATTTCTGACGGATGGGAAACCATGCTCAACGCTGCCGATGCTGTTCGGCAAGGATTGCAGCAAGGGATATCCGGTCTGTTGGGAATCCATTTTGAAGGGCCGTATATCAACCCCGAGCGCAAGGGAATTCATCAGGAGAATTTTGTTCGTGATGTGGACACAGGCGCATTGGAATTATTGTCTGCCGATGATCTGGGTGTCGTCATGACTACGGTGGCCCCGGAGCGTGTGCCTAATGAGTATATTCGCTCTTTGGCTGATGTCGGGGTCAAGGTGTGCATCGGACATACCGCGGCAACCTATGATCAGGCTCGTGCAGGGCTGAGCGTCGGTGCGACCGGAGTTACCCATCTGTTCAATGCAATGTCGCCGTTGACCAGCCGTGAACCAGGCGTAGTAGGTGCTGCGCTGGAAGATCTTGAGAGCTGGGTAGGTGTCATCGCGGACGGACATCATATCCATTTTGCATCGTTGCGGGTGGCGGTTGCCGCCAAGAAACGGGGCAAGGTTATGCTGGTGACGGACGCTATGCCGAGTGTCGGGGCTAAGGATAAAAATTTTGTTTTGCAAGGGCAGCCTATTTTGGGGGACGATGGTCGTTGTCAGTCAGCAGAGGGTACCCTTGCAGGGTCCGATCTCAATATGGCTGCCGCTGTTCGGAATGCTGTTGAGCAATTGCATCTGCCTGTGGAAGAGGCGTTACGTATGGCGTCTTTGTACCCGGCGACCTTCCTTGGTTTGGAAGATCGTATGGGACGCATCGCTCTTGGTTGTCAGGCTGATTTTGTTTTGTTGGATGACGATTTTCGTGTGCTTGATACTTGGATTGCCGGAGATAATTCTTTATAAATGGGCAAGGTTGAATAATGCAGGAACGAGTCAGAATATTGGTTGTCGGTCTGGGCAATATGGGACGTTCTCATGCCAAGGCGTATCATGCGTTAGATGGTTTCGAAATTGTGGGGTTGTGCAGTCGTCACGCCACGACCCTGAATGATCTTCCGCCTGAATTGATCGATTATCCACGGTTTGATGAGTATAACGAAGCGCTGGAATCGGTGAAGCCCGACGCGGTAAGTATCAACACCTATTCCGATACCCATGCAGAATTTGCGTGCAGTGCTTTTGAGGCAGGCGCGCATGTCTTTTTGGAAAAGCCGATGGCTCCCACGGTTGAAGATTCCCAGCGGGTTGTTGATGCAGCCAACAAGGCAAATCGCAAATTGGTTGTCGGATATATTCTACGTCATCATCCGTCATGGGAGAAATTTGTTGAGCTGGCACAAGGATTGGGCAAGCCGTTGGTTATGCGCATGAACCTGAATCAGCAGTCCAGCGGCAGCGAGTGGGGTGTGCATAAGCAACTCATGCAGTCCATGTCTCCCATTGTTGATTGCGGTGTGCACTATGTGGACATCATGTGCCTCATGAGCGGCGCAAAACCTGTGAAGGTCAATGCCATGGGAGTGCGACTGACAGATGAAATCGCGCCAGACATGTACAATTATGGTCAGTTGCAGGTCTATTTTGATGATGGTTCCGTGGGTTGGTATGAAGCCGGATGGGGCCCTATGATGAGCGAAACTGCTTTTTTCGTGAAGGATGTTGTCGGTCCGGAAGGGTGTGTCAGTATTGTTGCCGCAGAACAAGCGGGGCAGGGGCCCGGGTCGTCGACTGTAGAAGGGCATACGCAGGCGAGTCGTTTGCGGTTGCATCACTCCCAAACCACTGCAGATGGGGCTTTTGTCAAAGAGGATGAATTGATTCAAGTGGAAGACGAACCCGATCACGATGGTTTGTGTTTTCGTGAGCAGGTTTATTTTCTTAAGGCAATTCAGGAAGATATAAATTTGACAGAACACATGCGAGATGCAGTCAATAGTTTGCGTATTGTTTTGGCCGCGGATAAATCAGTTCGTGAAGGCCAGCCTGTTTCTCTTGTAGAATAGTTTAAAAATACAATTGTTTTTTGATGAATTAAAAAGGGCTCACTCAATCGAGTGCGCCCTTTTTGTGTTTGTGAAGAGTCTTGTTTGGTCATCTTCTAAGTTTAAAAAACAGGGGCTGAAGTCTTGCCATAAAAATTATAAAAATGTGGTGAAAATGTGTTCGGACGAATAAATTATATACTTTTTTGACGGGAAATAATTCTCTATCAAAAAAGTATGAAATCCTTGTGCCAGTTGGGTCAATGTGGTGAGTTGAGAACGAATTTCAAAATACCTCCTAAAAAGGTTCCTCAATGTTTTTAGTGTTTTAATCTGTTTATAATAATAATTACTAACAATTGAAAACAGCTTGACGATTGTGATGGAATTAACATACCGGCTCGGTATGGATAAAAACCTCGCGAATAGGTGGGTTATTAAATCTACCCATCCAGGAGGAGTTTTTTGACAAGTTTTAGGGCGCTGCCGGATGGCTGCGTCAGGGGGCCGGAAGAGGACCCGGAAACGGGACCTGAAGAACGGGCTGAAAGGTCGGTTCGTTGCCATCAACGCTTTTGAGGAAAGGGATCACACATGGCAAACGGTAAAAGGATGTTGCGATTTGCTGCAATCATGATCGCGCTGGTCGGCGTGCTTGGTTTCCAGATGGAAGCTATGGGCATGCTCGACACAGTGGAGAAGGCCACGGGTACGCCTGACGTGATCATGATCGACACCATCGCCAAACTAGAGTCACTTGAACAGTCTGCGGCAGTGTTTGAACATGACGCACACACAAAAGCCCTGAAAGAACAGGGCATGAGCTGCAATTCCTGTCATAAGAAGGATGCGGAAGGGAACATGACCCTGACCTTCAATCGACTGGAAGGCGAAGGACAGCCCGAATTGTCCGCGTCAGAGCTCAAAGACATTTATCATGACGGCTGTATTTCCTGTCACGTCGAAAGCGGCGACAAGGGATTCAAGACCGGCCCCATGGTGGGCGAGTGTCGTAGCTGTCACCAGGCCAAGCCTGAAATCGTCGCAGAACGCGTCGAGGCTGGCATGGACAACACGCTTCACTTCATTCACTGGGATTCCAAGATTATTCCGGCTGACGCGGGTGAGCAAACCAACTGTGGTGCTTGCCACACCGTCTACGACGAGACCGCCAAGAAAGAAGTCTACAAGAAGGGCGAGGAAGACAGCTGGCGTTATGCGACTGTGTACTCTCCTGAAGAAATGGCGAATCTTTCCACCAGGGAAGTCTTCCACAATCAATGTGTGACCTGTCATCAGACGCTCATTGAGAAGAAGGCCGAACGTAGTGGCCCCGTTGATTGCGCAAGTTGTCATGAAGCCAAGAAAGTCGATGCCCGCGAAGCAGAGAACGCCAAGACCGTGAAGGCCATGGGCGAACTGCCGCGTTTGCCGCGCAAACAGCCTGACGCCGTTCTGATGATGGCCAAGGTTGAAGGCCCGGCACCTGAAAAGGCTACCGGTATGGCTCCTGTCGCGTTCAATCACAAACTTCACGAATCCGAAGTCGACACATGTAACGTGTGTCACGTTCAGGGTGTCAATGCTCCTGTCGACACGAGTTTCAAGGCCATGCACGACGTGACCTTGGATAGCTCCTGTGTTGGGTGTCATGCCAAGGAACAGAAAAAGCCCGAATGTGCTGGTTGTCATGCAGCTCGTCCCGTTTCCAAGGCCAACTCCGAAGCCACATGCAAGAGCTGCCATAATGCAGCCCAGCCCGCGCCCGGAGCAACCAAGGAAGTCATGCAGACCGAAGCTGTGAATTTGATTGCTTCCCGTCCTGCAAGTCAGGCCATGGTCGCAATCGAGGACATTCCGGAAACTGTGACCATCGGTGTCATCTCCGACAAGTTCGAGCCGAGCAAAATGCCTCACCGCAAGATTGTGCTCTCCATGGCGAAAGGCATGAAGGATAGCCCACTGGCTAATACCTTCCACGCTACGCCTGAGGCCATGTGTGCTGGTTGTCACCACAACGCTCCGGCATCTGTCACTCCGCCCAAGTGCGCGAGCTGTCACGCCAAGCCGTTTGAGACTGATGGCAAGCCCGGTTTGAAGGCTGCGTATCATGCCCAGTGCATGAGCTGCCATACCGAAATGAAGCTCGAGAAGCCCGCTGCCACGAATTGTGTCGCGTGCCACGAGAAAAAAGCCAACTAACCGAAGGAGAACGTTAGATGTTACGTAGAACATTCCTCGGACTGTTGGGCGCCGCTGGCGCGAGTGTCGCGCTTCCCACGTCGGCAAAGGCCGGAGGTAAATCCTTTGGTCCGCATCCCGACACGCAGGCCGTGCTCTTTGATGCCACTCGTTGCATTGGTTGCCGCAAATGCGAGCTGGCCTGCAACGAGGTGAACCAACTGCCCGCACCCGACAAGAAGTTCGACGACCTGACGGTCCTCGACACCAAACGTCGGACCGATGAAAAAACTTATACTGTCGTCAACAAGTTCCAGGGAAAGACCGGACCGGTCTTTGTTAAGAAGCAGTGTAATCACTGTCTGGAACCTGCCTGTGCCTCCGCCTGTTTTGTCAAGGCGTTCAAGAAGGAACCAAACGGAGCGGTCAGTTATGACGCTTCGGTCTGTGTCGGCTGCCGCTATTGCATGGTCGCCTGTCCCTTCGAAATCCCGGCATACGAATATGATGAGCCTCTGACTCCCAGAGTCATGAAGTGCACCTTGTGCGCACCCCGTCTGGCCGAAGGCAAGTTGCCCGGTTGTGTGGAGCGTTGCCCCAAGGAGGCACTGACCTTTGGCCCTCGCGATGAGATTATCAAGATCGCCCGTGCGCGCATCGCCGCTTACCCTGATCGTTACGTGGACCATGTCTACGGCGAAAGAGAAATGGGCGGCACCAGCTGGATGTATATCTCTGGCGAGCCGTTCACCGAGATTGGCATGCGTGAAGATTTGGGTACTGCCTCCGCACCTGAGCTGACTGCTGGTGCATTGGCTGCGGTTCCCATTGTGGTTGGTCTGTGGCCTGTGCTGCTGGGCGGTATTTATGCCGTGAGCAAGCGCAAGGATAAGATTGCCAACGACGAGCGCGTCGCGGCTGTCAAGGATGCCCTGACCCGAGCCGGTGAAGAAGCCGAGAAGAAGTTGCATGAGCAGCTGTCCAAGGCTGAAGTCGCCAACCAGCGTCGCATCGAGGTCGAGGTCAAGAAAGCCGTTGAAGAGGCTCTTGCTCCTAAGGAAGAAGAAGCCGAAACCGGTGAGGAGGAATCCTAAATGTCTGTCGACACCATTGCGGCTGAAAAGAAATCCTTATTCACGCCGTTCAATATTATTGCTGGAGTCATTCTCATTGCCGGACTCATCGTCACGGTGATGCGTTTTACCGGCGGCCTCGGAGCCGTTACCAACCTTGACCAGAACAATCCGTGGGGCATCTGGATCGGTTTCGATCTGATGTGCGGCGTTGCCTTGGC
This genomic window contains:
- a CDS encoding carbohydrate ABC transporter permease is translated as MHKTKKTVSTLGIHIILLTYTLIALWPIFLTIINSFKSRRAIFNSPMSLPGIDTFSLKGFIKVLVRSDFEIYFMNSIIITVATLTLVLILGAMAAWALSEYEFKGNKWLGLYLAIGIMIPIRLGSVSLLQLIVDMNLTNTLTALVLVYVAQSIPLAIFILSEFMQQIPKDLKEAARCDGVSEYTIFFKVILPLTRPAIATVGVFTLVPVWNDLWFPLILAPSEQTQTITLGVQQFIGQYVTDWNAVLASLTLAIVPILIIYILLSRHLIRGITAGAVK
- a CDS encoding carbohydrate ABC transporter permease produces the protein MSASGGRFARFPHHIVLFLAPATIIYTLFMIYPLLDSIRLSLYATDGNDALSFSGLANYIALITDPQWSKPFWNALLNNFKFFCVHMFVQNPIGIMLAALLSLPKLTGRTTYRTLIFIPTMLSVVIIGFIWQLILSPLWGVSETLLSFIGLTDWFQPWLGQEGTTLVTLSLISVWQFVGIPMMLIYAAMLNIPHDLVEGAIIDGATHWEIFWHIKLPLILPTIAMVSILTFVANFNAFDLIYAVKGALAGPNFSSDIMGTLFYRTFFGFQLQLGNPTMGATIATMMFMVILLGVLLYLFILQRKLRRYAL
- a CDS encoding ABC transporter substrate-binding protein; translated protein: MLKRLTEFTLAALLIVSMLATGAFAATTLKIESWRNDDSDIWTDTIIPAFSKKHPDIKIIFTPMPPAEYNAGLNAKLAGGTAGDLITCRPFDASLEMFNKGYIVDLNDLAGMKEFSDVAKSAWQTDDGNSTFAVPMASVIHGFIYNKEIFEELGLSIPTTETEFFTVLEKIKADGNYTPLSLGTADQWEAATMGFQNIGPNYWKGEEGRKALIAGTAKLTDAPYVNTWKQLAKWAPYMGKGFKAQKYPDSQNLFTLGRAVIYPAGSWDITTFNTQADFKFGAFPPPLPEGATKGYISDHTDIALGLNAASPNKEAARLFLEWLSTPEFAELYANSLPGFFPLSNHKVSLKDPVAQEFINWRNTHESTIRNSYQILSRGNPNLENQLWNVSSQVINGTMTPEDAAKETQAGLEKWYKPQQ
- a CDS encoding N-acetylmuramic acid 6-phosphate etherase yields the protein MPTKKDSPRATTERTSPRSIGIDTWPSRDVLTHLWQDQINGVSAVRAAMGQLESAALGAVARLKNQKSRLIYVGAGSSGVLAGLDGIELPCTFGWPKNRLAVYRADDSDNILTITTPGDDDENAALNDFKKSKIFDKDVVVTVSASGNTPYTCLFAEQARHNGALVIGFANNPESRLLSIADHPILLDTGPEVIAGSTRLKAGTSQKTALGMFSTLVMTRLGHVHDGLLIDVEPDNAKLRKRAARVVASIADVSLEIAENALEQTHYTVKPAVLVAKGMTPTQAQEALNKSGQNLREALIHIAQV
- a CDS encoding BadF/BadG/BcrA/BcrD ATPase family protein produces the protein MQDAKFLVGVDGGGTRCRARISDMDGNILGEGRGGPANTRLGLDVAFGSIIAATDIALASAGLSLDRKKDLHAGLGLAGVSLQRERTLLASYDHPFKSMTIESDAYIACLGAHNGQDGGILILGTGSCGCAILGGREHTVGGWGFEISDHGSGAFIGHQAVRGSLLAFEGVIPMGGLAIEVMDRLGNSPERAVPWAEQATPAKYGAFAPLVSQWADDGDEMAEDIMRQAGRDTALLLRALAAKGTDRVVMIGGVAKPINKWLPEDVRQSLVSPQGDSLAGGLLLARKHCEKTAV
- a CDS encoding SIS domain-containing protein yields the protein MDVVIERTSTLMYRETCEAPAVVALQKEKNDSICAELASRYMKTPPRFVATCARGSSDHAASYAKYLMEVYLGLPVMSAAPSVGSIYGNPMNLQGCLFILISQSGKSPDLLASAQWARENGAFILALVNQEESPAADMADAVIPLLAGPEKSVAATKSYIASLSTLLHFTAAMSGDMALGNAFNRLPDNLDKALSLSWDEAVEPLADADNLFVVGRGLSYGVALEAALKLKETSSLHGEGISGAEIMHGPLALIRRRSRILMFSQEDATRPGLLELAEVLRGKGAKLFMAEEGAPASGRLPVVPGMHPAAAPIAMIQSFYTMANQLSLARGMNPDNPPSLKKVTETL
- the nagA gene encoding N-acetylglucosamine-6-phosphate deacetylase is translated as MRRYFTNGRIFTGDAIYDGLSVEVEDGKVVALITEGGMACGVEVVDLGGNLLTPGFIDVQVNGGGGVLFNDSLTPDGLRIIINAHRQFGTTGLMPTLISDGWETMLNAADAVRQGLQQGISGLLGIHFEGPYINPERKGIHQENFVRDVDTGALELLSADDLGVVMTTVAPERVPNEYIRSLADVGVKVCIGHTAATYDQARAGLSVGATGVTHLFNAMSPLTSREPGVVGAALEDLESWVGVIADGHHIHFASLRVAVAAKKRGKVMLVTDAMPSVGAKDKNFVLQGQPILGDDGRCQSAEGTLAGSDLNMAAAVRNAVEQLHLPVEEALRMASLYPATFLGLEDRMGRIALGCQADFVLLDDDFRVLDTWIAGDNSL
- a CDS encoding Gfo/Idh/MocA family protein, whose product is MQERVRILVVGLGNMGRSHAKAYHALDGFEIVGLCSRHATTLNDLPPELIDYPRFDEYNEALESVKPDAVSINTYSDTHAEFACSAFEAGAHVFLEKPMAPTVEDSQRVVDAANKANRKLVVGYILRHHPSWEKFVELAQGLGKPLVMRMNLNQQSSGSEWGVHKQLMQSMSPIVDCGVHYVDIMCLMSGAKPVKVNAMGVRLTDEIAPDMYNYGQLQVYFDDGSVGWYEAGWGPMMSETAFFVKDVVGPEGCVSIVAAEQAGQGPGSSTVEGHTQASRLRLHHSQTTADGAFVKEDELIQVEDEPDHDGLCFREQVYFLKAIQEDINLTEHMRDAVNSLRIVLAADKSVREGQPVSLVE
- the hmcA gene encoding sulfate respiration complex hexadecaheme cytochrome HmcA; translation: MANGKRMLRFAAIMIALVGVLGFQMEAMGMLDTVEKATGTPDVIMIDTIAKLESLEQSAAVFEHDAHTKALKEQGMSCNSCHKKDAEGNMTLTFNRLEGEGQPELSASELKDIYHDGCISCHVESGDKGFKTGPMVGECRSCHQAKPEIVAERVEAGMDNTLHFIHWDSKIIPADAGEQTNCGACHTVYDETAKKEVYKKGEEDSWRYATVYSPEEMANLSTREVFHNQCVTCHQTLIEKKAERSGPVDCASCHEAKKVDAREAENAKTVKAMGELPRLPRKQPDAVLMMAKVEGPAPEKATGMAPVAFNHKLHESEVDTCNVCHVQGVNAPVDTSFKAMHDVTLDSSCVGCHAKEQKKPECAGCHAARPVSKANSEATCKSCHNAAQPAPGATKEVMQTEAVNLIASRPASQAMVAIEDIPETVTIGVISDKFEPSKMPHRKIVLSMAKGMKDSPLANTFHATPEAMCAGCHHNAPASVTPPKCASCHAKPFETDGKPGLKAAYHAQCMSCHTEMKLEKPAATNCVACHEKKAN